The Vibrio kanaloae genome has a window encoding:
- the recO gene encoding DNA repair protein RecO yields MSEGLHRCFVLHRRPYSESSLILDVFSEEFGRVTLMSKGARSKRSNLKGALQPFTPLLLKWSGNSSMKTLRQAEPISLGLPLTGINLYSAMYVNELIGRVLMAEVPMPALFHDYLHALTELAHNENPEPALRRFELALLSAMGYGVDFLHCAGSGELVAPNMTYRYREQKGFIASVRRDNLTFMGDELIAISERRFITKEQLKAAKRFTRIALKPYLGGKPLKSRELFMPTIALSRARSIGK; encoded by the coding sequence TTGAGCGAAGGTTTACATCGATGCTTTGTGTTGCACCGTCGACCATACAGTGAGTCGAGTCTGATTTTGGACGTCTTCAGCGAAGAGTTCGGTCGGGTGACCTTGATGTCTAAAGGCGCTCGAAGCAAGCGTTCCAATTTGAAAGGTGCATTACAACCTTTTACGCCGCTATTGCTAAAGTGGTCTGGCAACAGTTCAATGAAAACCTTACGTCAAGCTGAGCCAATTAGTTTAGGGCTTCCTCTTACGGGGATAAACTTGTATTCAGCGATGTACGTGAATGAGCTGATTGGTCGAGTGTTGATGGCCGAAGTACCAATGCCTGCACTTTTTCATGACTATCTTCATGCTTTAACAGAACTGGCCCATAATGAAAATCCGGAGCCAGCATTGCGTCGTTTTGAGTTGGCTCTACTATCCGCGATGGGATATGGCGTCGACTTTTTGCATTGCGCTGGTAGCGGTGAACTGGTCGCGCCAAACATGACTTATCGATACCGAGAACAGAAAGGTTTTATTGCTTCAGTGCGTCGAGATAATCTGACATTTATGGGCGATGAACTTATCGCAATCAGCGAGCGTAGGTTTATCACTAAAGAACAGTTAAAAGCAGCAAAACGCTTTACACGCATAGCCTTAAAGCCGTATCTTGGCGGCAAACCATTAAAAAGCAGAGAGCTATTTATGCCAACAATAGCCCTCTCTAGAGCACGGAGTATTGGAAAATGA
- the pdxJ gene encoding pyridoxine 5'-phosphate synthase, giving the protein MSSILLGVNIDHIATLRNARGTKYPDPVHAAEIAERAGADGITIHLREDRRHIVDRDVRILAETIQTRMNLEMAVTDEMVQIALDTNPEFVCLVPEKREELTTEGGLDVVGQLEKIKAATEKLSAAGIKVSLFIDADRQQIDAAKVCGAPFIELHTGHYADAKTEEDQQDELKKIAAGASYADDLGITVNAGHGLTYHNVAPIAALPEIYELNIGHSIMGRAVFDGLNRAVADMKSVMETARNNK; this is encoded by the coding sequence ATGAGCTCAATCCTTTTAGGCGTTAATATCGATCATATTGCAACACTACGTAATGCACGTGGGACTAAATACCCAGATCCAGTACATGCAGCTGAGATTGCTGAACGTGCAGGCGCTGATGGCATTACCATCCATTTACGTGAAGATCGTCGCCATATCGTTGATCGTGATGTGCGTATTCTGGCTGAAACTATTCAAACGCGAATGAATTTAGAGATGGCTGTGACGGACGAAATGGTTCAAATTGCACTCGATACTAATCCTGAGTTCGTTTGCTTGGTTCCTGAGAAACGTGAAGAGCTGACCACTGAAGGTGGCTTAGACGTTGTCGGCCAACTTGAAAAGATCAAAGCGGCGACGGAAAAACTGTCAGCTGCAGGTATTAAGGTGTCGCTATTTATTGATGCGGATCGTCAGCAAATCGATGCAGCTAAAGTATGTGGTGCGCCGTTCATTGAGCTTCATACTGGTCATTACGCTGATGCGAAAACAGAAGAAGATCAGCAAGATGAACTGAAAAAGATTGCAGCTGGCGCAAGCTATGCTGACGATCTTGGTATCACTGTCAATGCGGGTCATGGCCTGACTTACCACAACGTAGCACCTATTGCGGCGCTTCCTGAGATTTATGAGCTGAATATTGGCCACTCGATCATGGGACGTGCTGTCTTTGATGGCTTGAACAGAGCCGTTGCAGATATGAAATCTGTTATGGAAACAGCACGTAATAACAAGTAG
- the acpS gene encoding holo-ACP synthase, whose protein sequence is MAVVGLGTDIAEIERIEKALSRSGDAFAQRILTSSEFEVFQKIKQKGRYLAKRFAAKEAASKALGTGIALGVTFHDFEISNDEHGKPVLILHKKAREIADTSGTRSIHLTISDERHYAVATVLLES, encoded by the coding sequence ATGGCTGTTGTTGGATTAGGTACCGATATCGCAGAAATTGAACGCATAGAGAAGGCACTATCACGAAGTGGGGACGCTTTTGCTCAGCGTATTTTGACGAGTTCTGAATTTGAAGTATTTCAGAAAATTAAGCAAAAAGGGCGCTACCTTGCAAAGCGTTTTGCCGCAAAAGAAGCGGCATCTAAAGCGTTAGGTACGGGGATTGCCCTTGGTGTGACCTTTCATGACTTCGAGATTTCAAATGATGAACATGGTAAGCCAGTATTGATCCTACATAAGAAAGCTCGTGAAATCGCCGATACGAGTGGAACCAGGTCGATCCACCTCACTATCTCGGATGAGCGCCACTATGCTGTGGCAACGGTATTACTCGAATCCTAA